A region from the Pogoniulus pusillus isolate bPogPus1 chromosome 13, bPogPus1.pri, whole genome shotgun sequence genome encodes:
- the LOC135180694 gene encoding uncharacterized protein LOC135180694, whose translation MGRLDDRAKRRIVELRRAGLSFRKIKKVLELDDIRVTPQAVYLFLKRRSVEPGPAAAGWDSDQPWPPLQGHAPEPSKAVPSTGPTGSQVPCPAASQDTKMGIQIVSVVSLCQDGRQPKEVLPMRVPPGNGTNDSTGTSSAPGSCPNPGGPTTLLHSLPSQGQLVPPPLQEPSPDGEGEDGGQDCPLAEKGQRRQRSNCPAQCHQSWK comes from the exons atGGGCCGGCTGGATGACCGTGCCAAGAGGAGGATTGTGGAGCTGCGCAGGGCCGGGCTGAGCTTCCGCAAGATCaagaaggtgctggagctggacgACATCCGGGTGACGCCGCAGGCTGTCTACCTCTTCCTCAAGAGAAGGAGCGTGGAGCCGGGGCCAGCAGCGGCTGGCTGGGACAGCGACCAGCCCTGGCCCCCGCTGCAGGGGCACGCACCTGAGCCATCcaaggcagtgcccagcacggGGCCCACGGGCAGCcaggtgccctgccctgctgccagccaagaCACCAAGATGGGCATCCAGATCGTTAGCGtggtctctctctgccaggatgGCAGACAGCCCAAGGAGGTGCTGCCCATGAGAGTGCCCCCTGGGAATG GCACCAATGACTCCACAGgcacctcctcagctccagggaGCTGCCCCAATCCAGGGGGCCCAACCACCCTCTTGCACTCCTTGCCCAGCCAAGGGCAGCTGGTCCCACCCCCCCTCCAAGAACCCAGCCCCGATGGTGAAGGAGAAGATGGTGGACAGGACTGTCCTCTTGCAGAAAAAG GTCAAAGACGTCAGCGTTCAAACTGTCCTGCCCAATGCCACCAGTCCTGGAAATGA